The Thunnus maccoyii chromosome 9, fThuMac1.1, whole genome shotgun sequence genome includes a region encoding these proteins:
- the ppil3 gene encoding peptidyl-prolyl cis-trans isomerase-like 3 → MAVTLHTDLGEIKIELFCERAPRSCENFLALCASGFYNGCIFHRNIKGFMVQTGDPTGTGKGGTSIWGRKFEDEFSEHLKHNVRGVVSMANNGPNMNGSQFFFTYAKQPHLDMKYTVFGKIIDGLETLDELEKLPVNEKTFRPLTDTRIKDVTIHANPFAG, encoded by the exons ATG GCTGTTACCCTTCACACAGATCTGGGAGAGATTAAAATTGAATTGTTTTGTGAGCGCGCACCGAGGTCATGTGAG aACTTTCTTGCCTTGTGTGCCAGTGGGTTCTACAATGGCTGCATCTTCCACCGAAATATTAAAGGCTTCATGGTTCAAACTGGAGACCCTACAG GCACAGGAAAAGGAGGAACAAGTATATGGGGCCGCAAATTTGAAGATGAGTTCAGTGAACACTTAAAG caCAATGTAAGAGGAGTGGTCTCAATGGCAAACAATGGCCCCAACATGAACGGCTCCCAGTTTTTCTTCACGTATGCCAAACAGCCTCATCTGGACATGAAGTATACAGTGTTTGGAAA GATTATCGATGGCTTGGAAACACTGGATGAACTGGAGAAACTGCCTGTAAACGAAAAGACGTTCCGACCACTGACTGACACCCGGATAAAGGATGTGACCATTCACGCCAACCCTTTTGCTGGATAG